The following proteins come from a genomic window of Salvia hispanica cultivar TCC Black 2014 chromosome 4, UniMelb_Shisp_WGS_1.0, whole genome shotgun sequence:
- the LOC125223105 gene encoding probable polygalacturonase — protein MMKAAPLLVVLVVVVGVTILDGVECRKTKRRIQESLDYSAISCRAHTASILDFGGVGDGATLNTGAFQQAVDHLSQYASEGGAQLVVPPGKWLTGSFNLTSHFTLYLHKDAVLLASQDIKSWPVVDPLPSYGHGRDTAGGRYISLIFGTNLTDVVVTGENGTIDGQGDLWWQQFHKRKLKYTRPYLIEIMHSDTVQISNLTFLNSPSWNVHPVYSRNVIIQGITILAPVTSPNTDGINPDSCTNTRIEDTYIVSGDDCIAVKSGWDEYGISYGMPTKQLVIRRLTCISPYSAAIALGSEMSGGIQDVRAQDITAINTESGVRIKTGVGRGGYVKDIYVKGMTLHTMKWVFWMTGNYGSHADNHYDPNALPEIKGINYRDVIAENATMAARLEGIAGDPFTGICMSNVTIRLAAKAKKYPWTCTDIAGVTGGVVPPPCQLLPAAGEGEGMCDFPADNLPIDNVELQTCSY, from the exons ATGATGAAGGCAGCCCCGTTGTTGGTGGTGTTGGTTGTAGTTGTTGGAGTGACGATCTTGGACGGCGTCGAATGCCGGAAAACGAAACGGAGGATTCAAGAGTCTTTGGATTACTCCGCCATCAGCTGCAGAGCTCACACTGCATCGATACTTGACTTTGGTGGAGTGGGAGATGGCGCCACGCTCAACACCGGTGCCTTCCAGCAAGCGGTCGATCATCTCAGCCAATACGCATCCGAGGGCGGAGCTCAGCTCGTAGTTCCGCCCGGGAAATGGCTTACGGGGAGCTTCAACCTCACCAGCCATTTCACTCTCTATCTCCACAAAGATGCTGTCCTTCTTGCCTCTCAG GATATAAAGTCGTGGCCGGTGGTGGATCCTCTGCCGTCGTATGGGCATGGAAGGGATACGGCTGGTGGGAGGTATATCAGCCTTATATTTGGGACTAATCTCACTGATGTTGTTGTCACTG GTGAAAATGGAACAATTGATGGGCAGGGTGATCTGTGGTGGCAGCAGTTTCACAAGAGGAAGTTGAAATACACTAGGCCTTATCTCATTGAAATCATGCATTCAGACACAGTTCAGATATCCAATCTCACTTTTCTCAATTCTCCCTCATGGAATGTCCATCCAGTCTATAGCAg GAATGTCATCATCCAAGGGATCACAATTCTTGCCCCTGTCACTTCTCCTAATACAGATGGGATCAATCCAG ATTCTTGCACCAACACAAGAATTGAGGACACCTACATCGTCTCGGGTGACGACTGCATAGCGGTGAAGAGCGGGTGGGACGAGTATGGAATCAGCTACGGCATGCCCACCAAGCAGCTCGTCATCCGCCGCCTCACCTGCATCTCCCCCTACAGTGCTGCCATCGCCCTCGGGAGCGAGATGTCCGGCGGCATCCAGGATGTCAGGGCACAAGACATCACAGCCATCAACACAGAATCTGGGGTCAGAATCAAGACAGGAGTAGGCAGGGGAGGCTATGTCAAAGATATCTATGTAAAAGGCATGACTCTACACACAATGAAATGGGTTTTTTGGATGACCGGAAACTACGGCTCCCACGCCGACAACCACTACGACCCCAACGCCCTACCGGAGATCAAAGGGATAAACTACCGCGACGTCATTGCTGAAAATGCCACAATGGCAGCCCGCCTCGAAGGGATCGCTGGTGATCCCTTCACCGGCATCTGCATGTCCAACGTCACCATCAGGTTGGCAGCCAAGGCCAAGAAGTACCCGTGGACGTGCACGGACATCGCTGGGGTTACTGGAGGCGTGGTGCCGCCGCCATGCCAGCTTCTGCCAGCAgcaggagaaggagaagggaTGTGTGATTTCCCTGCAGACAATCTACCTATAGATAATGTAGAGCTACAGACATGTTCATATTAG
- the LOC125218118 gene encoding sphingoid long-chain bases kinase 2, mitochondrial: MISCAVAAIIPMAKPSFIRAEQPLASDLTADFTGGGATSRRRDLVFVVNPRGANGRTGKEWKKLLPFLRSRLRSDCNICESLTSGPCHAIDITREAIREGADAVIAVGGDGTLHEVVNGFFWGGKPVSDHDQSGHTTALGLIPLGTGSDFARTFGWKNDPYEAIERISRGIRSRIDVGVITGESAESHYFINVADVHLSAKAGYYASRYKKFGNLCYVIGALQAFFGHHNQDLRIKVDDGDWEVYSQVTALCVGNAKYFGGGMKITPNAHPSSRNFEVVALQDFKWYDFILKLHKLYNGTHLSVKNVSSRSAWTIEVEEIGGSRSIFVQSDGEYLGFLPRKFSILPSVIEMIS, encoded by the exons ATGATTTCGTGTGCAGTGGCGGCGATCATCCCAATGGCTAAGCCCTCGTTTATCAGAGCAGAGCAACCGCTCGCTTCGGATCTCACCGCCGACTTTACGGGCGGTGGCGCCACCTCTCGCCGCCGAGACCTCGTCTTCGTCGTCAATCCTCGAG GAGCTAATGGAAGGACTGGCAAGGAGTGGAAGAAACTATTGCCTTTCCTGAGGTCTCGCCTTCGTTCTGATTGCAAT ATATGCGAATCTCTGACTTCTGGTCCGTGCCATGCCATTGATATTACAAGGGAG GCCATACGTGAGGGTGCTGATGCAGTGATTGCGGTAGGAGGTGACGGAACCCTTCATGAG GTCGTTAATGGCTTCTTCTGGGGTGGGAAACCAGTTTCTGATCACGACCAATCTGGCCATACAACTGCTCTTGGT CTTATTCCCTTGGGAACTGGATCTGACTTTGCTAGAACATTTGGCTG GAAAAATGACCCTTATGAAGCCATTGAACGCATTTCGAGAG GGATAAGATCTCGCATTGATGTTGGCGTTATTACTGGAGAGAGTGCAGAGTCGCACTATTTCATAAATGTTGCTGATGTTCATTT GAGCGCTAAGGCCGGTTATTATGCATCAAGATACAAGAAGTTTGGTAATTTGTGTTATGTTATAGGTGCTTTGCAAGCATTTTTTGGCCATCACAACCAGGATCTTAGAATAAAG GTTGACGATGGTGACTGGGAAGTTTATTCCCAGGTAACAGCTCTTTGCGTTGGGAATGCCAAATATTTTGGTGGTGGAATGAAGATTACACCAAACGCACATCCGTCTAGCAGGAATTTTGAG GTGGTTGCTCTTCAGGACTTCAAATGGTATGATTTCATCCTCAAGCTGCACAAGCTATACAATGGAACTCACTTGTCTGTGAAAAATGTATCTTCTAGAAG TGCATGGACAATTGAAGTCGAGGAGATTGGTGGCAGTCGCAGTATATTTGTCCAGTCGGATGGGGAATATTTGGGATTCCTTCCAAGAAAGTTCAGCATTTTGCCTAGTGTAATAGAAATGATATCCTAG